Part of the Leptolyngbya sp. BL0902 genome, CCCATTACACCCCACCCCCGTTTATCTAGCAGCCTAGGGCCGTTTGGCCTATTGCGGCACAGCGGTTACGTCTACGGTGTAGGCGTAGTCACCTTGGGCCAAGATGCCGCCCCCCGTGGCAGTCATGGTAACTTCCACATCTTCGGCGTCAATAGGCCCTGCGACAATCGTAGCGACTAAGCCAGCCGAATCAGCCGTCTCACCCAGCAACGTAGCCTCCGAGGCCACCGTGAGCGTGGCGGTTGGGTTTGCGGGATCTGCCACAGGAGCAGCGACAGTCAACTCAACGCCGCCGTTGCAAGTAATCGGGACAGAACCGGGGGTGGTGGTGGTCAACAGCGTAAGGTCAGCGGCATCAACCGCTAGCACCCCATCCGTAACGGCCCCAAAAGCACAGGTTGCGTTAATGGTGCCGTTGAAGGGTACCGATACCGTTTGGGCTTTGGCCATGCCAGCGCCCATAACGAAACTAGCGGCCACGAGCGATGACATGATGGTAGTTGTTTTGAGCAAATTCATTACAATCTCAACCTTATGGAGAAGAAACAGTTGGATCTTGTGAAAAGAGACAAAGCTCTTTCGGATTCATCGCTGATCAGCCATGCAAATGCTGGAGCAACGCAAGACTTTCAGGATGGATAGAGGCACAAACTAACTACTAATACACAGCTTGAATGGCCCATCCGGAAGAGTTGAAAAATTAGGCTGGTAGCGGATTAGTCTGGACACATGCCTGATCGTGCTTCGATATCCGTCATTACTTTTGGATATCGATTTGATGCAAAAAGTTTGCTGCCCGTGGGCTGCATTTGATCAGCGAATCTTTGCAACCTATGGGCTACATTGATTCAACAAAATTGTCCAGAATACTTGTAGATGTCTCTGCCCCTGAAAAGAAAAGAGATCGGTACTGGTGAAAGGTAGGTGCTACCAGTTGGAAGCCAGAATAACACTTTTCAGACCTACTCCGTTCAATGAAAATACGGAAAAATCCTGAAGCCTCTGAACACATCTCCCCAAAGCGTTAGCGGAGAGGCCCCTTGATCGGCAGTGATGACAGCCTATTGATTATGAGCGAGGCTAGCCGTCGGTTGAGGCCCCTCTGTCCCCACTTCAACGCCCGAAAGGCTGACGTTAACCGCCCCCTGCTGAAGTGTCAGCCCGCCGTTAGCAAGGCTTGCGCCAGTTCCAAGGAGAAATAATAGGCGTCCTTGGCCTCGCCCCAGAGGACTTCAAAGGGCTGGCTGGGTTCGCCCAGGTGGCTAATCACCAAGCTGGCCCCAGGCATGGGTTGGTTGCGGGTGTAGTCGTTGATCGTCACCACCGTCGGCAATCCAGCGGCCACGGAAGAGAGGACACCCTGCTGACTGTCTTCCAATACCAGGCAGCGTTCACGGGGCAAGTCCATCGTTTCGACAACGAGGTGATAGATATCTGGGGCGGGTTTTTTGGCGGGCACCATGTCTCCAGCGGCAATCATCTCAAACCAACCGGGGGACTCTGGCCCTAGGAGCTGTTCTAGCAGGGGCAGCACCGAATCCTTGGCGCTGGTGGTGGCAATGGCGAGGCGCACATTTTGCTGACGGGCTTCGTCCAGCAATCGCCGTACTCCGGGCCGCAGGGGGATAACGTTGGCCATGAGCAAGTCTTTAAAATGTCGCCCCTTGGCTTGGTGCAAGGCGGTGATCAAATCCGTAGGATCGCCGTCTGGCAAGCCCTTGGGCTGGTAACGCTCGATGTAGTAGCGGATACGTTCCTTACCACCCGCCACTCGCAGCAGTTGGCCGTATAGACCCACTGGCCACTGCCAGGGCAAACCCATTTCCTCGAAGGCGCGGTTAAAAGCGACCCGGTGGCCATCGCGCTCGGTTTCGGCTAGGGTGCCATCCACATCAAAAATTAGTGCAGCGGGAAGGGTCATCGCATCAAAGACCGTAGGGGCGAGGTTTCCTCGCCCGTGGACACCGACGGAACAGCCGCCAGATTGAGGTTCCGATCCGCATCGGCAGTTCCCCAAGGACAGTGACCCAGAGGGGCAAAGGACAGGCAAAAGCACCCTGATTCTAGCCGAGAAGCCGCCCATTTCGCCGTAGGATGAAAAGGCAGCCTACCCGCCTGTTAAGGGTTTAGAACCTAGGGCTGGGTTAGGGCTCTGTTGTCAACGGCGACCACTGGAATGGACATCAAACGCGGCTTTGTCGATACGATTGGAAACACCCCGCTCATCCGCCTCAACAGCGTTAGTGAGGCGACGGGCTGTGAGATTTTGGGCAAGGCAGAATTCCTCAATCCGGGCGGTTCGGTGAAGGATCGGGCGGCGCTCTACATCATCGAAGACGCCGAGAAAAAAGGCCTGCTCAAACCCGGTGGTACGGTGGTGGAAGGCACCGCTGGCAACACGGGCATCGGTCTGGCCCATATCTGCAATGCCAAGGGCTACCGCTGCCTAATCGTCATCCCCGAAACCCAGTCCCAGGAAAAAATTGATCTGCTGCGTACCCTAGGGGCCGAAGTTCGCACCGTGCCCGCCGTGCCCTACCGCGACCCCAACAACTACGTCAAACTGTCCGGTCGCTTAGCCGAAGAGTTGGACAACGCCATCTGGGCCAACCAGTTCGATAACCTGGCCAACCGCCAAGCCCACTACGCCACCACTGGCCCCGAAATTTGGCAGCAAACCGAGGGCACCGTCGATGCCTGGGTGGCCGCCACGGGCACCGGGGGCACCTACGCCGGAACCGCCCTATTTTTGAAAGAGAAAAATCCCAACATCCAGTGCGTCGTCGCCGACCCCATGGGCAGCGGCCTCTATAGCTTCATCAAAACCGGGGAAGTCAACATCCAGGGCAACTCCATCACCGAGGGCATCGGCAACAGCCGCATCACCGCCAACATGGAGGACGTTCCCATCGACGACGCCGTTCAAATCAGCGACCCCGAAGCCCTCAAGGTGCTCTACCAAATGCTGTACAAGGACGGCCTGTTCATGGGCGGATCCGTGGGCATCAACGTTGCCGCCGCTGTGCAACTGGCCCAACGCCTCGGCCCCGGCCACCGCATTGTCACCGTCCTCTGCGATGGCGGATCCCGCTACCAGTCCCGCATCTACAGCCGCCCCTGGCTAGAGGAAAAAGGACTGTGGAGTGACGATCTCCTGCCTAGCTAAGGGAGGGTAGTCGTCTTGGTGGTGGAAAAGTAGTCTGTCTGCATCCTGACTTTTCAGGCGATCAGAACTGACTGGATCCCAAAACATCTCAGGCAACTTTCTCCCATTGCTAACATCTATAGGTATGATCGAAACACCGTTCCGGGTGGGCTGTCTCCCCGATCCGGTGACTCGGTTGTGGGATCGTGCTGGTTCGCGATTCCCTCGCCTGTCGTTGTCCAAGGATCGCTGCTGTGTCCGACGTGCCTAAGCCCATCCCGCCAAAATCCGATTCATCCCCTGATCCAGCGTTGTCCAATTCTCCCGATAAAAAACCAGCCGCCGCGCCCAATCCTTGGGTGGAAGTCTTGCAAACCATTGGCCTTAGCGTCGTGTTGGCCTTTGGCATTCGTCATTTTGTAGCCGAGGCCCGCTACATTCCCTCCGGCTCTATGCTGCCCACCCTGGAGGTAAACGACCGCCTGGTGGTGGAAAAAATCAGCTACCGTTTTAATCCGCCAGAACGGGGCGATATCGTTGTGTTTTGGCCTCCCGACAGCCTCACCCCTCCCGGCAGACGGCGGGACGCCTTCATTAAACGGGTGATCGGCCTACCGGGGGAAGAAGTCACCATCCGCGACGGCCAGGTCTTCATCAACGGCGAAGTCCTAGAGGAAAACTACATTCAATCTCCGCCCGACTACCAGTGGGGGCCAGAACAGGTGCCCGACGATCACTATCTGGTGCTAGGCGACAACCGCAACAGCAGCTACGACAGCCACGCCTGGGGCTTTTTGCCCGGTGAAAACATTATTGGCCGTGCCGCCGTCCGCTTTTGGCCCCTAGATCGAATCGGCTGGCTGGATTCGGAATAACCTTGGCTAGAAATCCCTAGGCGCTGGGCCTTCGCGGGTGGGCGGGTACTGAATTTTGACTGGACCTAGGGGGTAGGATCGGAGCCAAACTTGCGGCCAATCCAGCCCATCACGCCGCTGGCGATGGCTCCGGCCATCAAGACACTAATGGCAGGTAAAAT contains:
- a CDS encoding HAD-IA family hydrolase, which produces MTLPAALIFDVDGTLAETERDGHRVAFNRAFEEMGLPWQWPVGLYGQLLRVAGGKERIRYYIERYQPKGLPDGDPTDLITALHQAKGRHFKDLLMANVIPLRPGVRRLLDEARQQNVRLAIATTSAKDSVLPLLEQLLGPESPGWFEMIAAGDMVPAKKPAPDIYHLVVETMDLPRERCLVLEDSQQGVLSSVAAGLPTVVTINDYTRNQPMPGASLVISHLGEPSQPFEVLWGEAKDAYYFSLELAQALLTAG
- a CDS encoding cysteine synthase A, whose translation is MDIKRGFVDTIGNTPLIRLNSVSEATGCEILGKAEFLNPGGSVKDRAALYIIEDAEKKGLLKPGGTVVEGTAGNTGIGLAHICNAKGYRCLIVIPETQSQEKIDLLRTLGAEVRTVPAVPYRDPNNYVKLSGRLAEELDNAIWANQFDNLANRQAHYATTGPEIWQQTEGTVDAWVAATGTGGTYAGTALFLKEKNPNIQCVVADPMGSGLYSFIKTGEVNIQGNSITEGIGNSRITANMEDVPIDDAVQISDPEALKVLYQMLYKDGLFMGGSVGINVAAAVQLAQRLGPGHRIVTVLCDGGSRYQSRIYSRPWLEEKGLWSDDLLPS
- the lepB gene encoding signal peptidase I; the protein is MSNSPDKKPAAAPNPWVEVLQTIGLSVVLAFGIRHFVAEARYIPSGSMLPTLEVNDRLVVEKISYRFNPPERGDIVVFWPPDSLTPPGRRRDAFIKRVIGLPGEEVTIRDGQVFINGEVLEENYIQSPPDYQWGPEQVPDDHYLVLGDNRNSSYDSHAWGFLPGENIIGRAAVRFWPLDRIGWLDSE